In Drosophila simulans strain w501 chromosome 3R, Prin_Dsim_3.1, whole genome shotgun sequence, a single window of DNA contains:
- the LOC6730107 gene encoding protein claret segregational produces the protein MESRLPKPSGIKRPQMPVKTVLPTDRIRAGLGLGLGGGADGAGAFNVNANQTYCGNVLPPLSRDLNNLPQVLERRGGGARAASPEPMKFGNRAKLRRSRSACDINELRGNKRTAAAPSLASIPSKVSRLGGALAGSSQRLVRPAAPSSTTATAVKRPPVTRPAPRAAVGAAGKKPAGTGAAASSGGAASAPTKRIAPYDFKARFHDLLEKHKVLKTKYEKQTEDMGELESMPQQLEETQNKLIETESSLKNTQSDNECLQRQVKQHTAKIETITSTLGRTKEELSELQAIHEKVKTEHAALSTEVVHLRQRTEELLRCNEQQAAELETCKEQLFQSNMERKELHNTVMDLRGNIRVFCRIRPPLESEENRMCCTWTYHDESTVELQSIDAQAKSKMGQQIFSFDQVFHPLSSQSDIFEMVSPLIQSALDGYNICIFAYGQTGSGKTYTMDGVPESVGVIPRTVDLLFDSIRGYRNLGWEYEIKATFLEIYNEVLYDLLSNEQKDMEIRMAKNNKNDIYVSNITEETVLDPNHLRHLMHTAKMNRATASTAGNERSSRSHAVTKLELIGRHAEKQEISVGSINLVDLAGSESPKTSTRMTETKNINRSLSELTNVILALLQKQDHIPYRNSKLTHLLMPSLGGNSKTLMFINVSPFQDCFQESVKSLRFAASVNSCKMTKAKRNRYLNNSVANSSTQSNNSGSFDK, from the exons ATGGAATCCCGGCTACCGAAACCGTCGGGCATAAAGCGACCTCAGATGCCGGTTAAAACCGTGCTGCCCACAGATAGGATTCGCGCAGGATTAGGACTAGGATTGGGAGGTGGAGCTGATGGAGCAGGCGCCTTCAATGTCAATGCCAACCAGACATACTGCGGCAATGTACTGCCGCCCCTCTCAAGGGACCTCAACAATCTGCCCCAGGTGCTGGAGCGtcgcggaggaggag CACGTGCCGCCTCCCCGGAGCCCATGAAGTTTGGCAACCGGGCCAAGCTGAGACGCAGCCGTAGCGCTTGCGACATCAACGAACTGCGTGGAAACAAGCGTACTGCGGCTGCTCCTTCATTGGCCAGCATTCCCAGCAAAGTATCCCGCCTGGGCGGTGCACTCGCTGGATCCAGCCAGCGATTAGTGCGTCCTGCGGCGCCTTCgtcaacaacagcaacggccGTCAAAAGACCACCAGTAACGCGTCCTGCTCCACGGGCTGCAGTGGGAGCAGCCGGCAAGAAAccagcaggaacaggagcagcagcttcgTCAGGAGGCGCAGCTTCTGCTCCGACCAAGCGCATCGCTCCCTACGACTTCAAGGCCCGCTTCCACGATCTGCTGGAGAAGCACAAGGTGCTTAAGACGAAGTACGAAAAGCAGACAGAGGACATGGGCGAGCTGGAGTCCATGCCCCAGCAACTGGAGGAGACGCAGAACAAGCTCATCGAGACGGAGAGCTCGCTGAAGAACACCCAGAGCGACAACGAGTGTCTTCAGAGGCAGGTGAAGCAGCATACCGCCAAAATTGAAACAATCACATCGACGCTGGGCAGGACCAAAGAGGAGCTCTCCGAGCTGCAAGCAATACATGAG AAAGTAAAAACGGAGCATGCTGCTTTGAGCACAGAAGTGGTGCATCTGCGCCAGCGCACCGAGGAACTCCTGCGCTGCAATGAGCAGCAGGCCGCCGAGCTGGAGACCTGCAAAGAGCAGCTCTTCCAGTCGAACATGGAGCGCAAGGAGCTACACAACACGGTCATGGACCTGCGCGGCAACATCCGGGTCTTTTGTCGAATACGACCGCCGCTGGAGTCCGAGGAGAACCGTATGTGTTGCACCTGGACCTACCACGACGAGTCCACTGTGGAGCTGCAGAGCATTGACGCACAGGCCAAGAGCAAGATGGGCCAGCAGATCTTCTCCTTCGACCAGGTCTTCCACCCGCTCTCCTCGCAGTCGGACATCTTCGAAATGGTCTCGCCGCTCATCCAGTCGGCCCTGGATGGCTACAACATCTGCATCTTTGCCTACGGACAGACGGGCAGTGGCAAGACCTACACGATGGACGGAGTGCCGGAAAGTGTGGGAGTCATACCGCGCACGGTGGATCTGCTCTTCGACTCCATCCGGGGATATCGCAACTTGGGCTGGGAGTACGAGATCAAGGCCACATTTCTGGAGATCTACAACGAGGTGCTCTACGATCTGCTGAGCAACGAGCAGAAGGACATGGAGATTCGGATGGCGAAGAACAACAAGAACGACATCTACGTGTCCAACATAACCGAGGAGACGGTTCTAGATCCCAACCACCTTCGCCACCTCATGCACACGGCCAAGATGAACCGTGCCACCGCCTCGACAGCTGGCAATGAGCGCTCCTCCCGTTCCCACGCGGTTACCAAGCTGGAGCTCATCGGACGCCATGCCGAAAAGCAAGAGATCTCCGTGGGGTCCATAAACCTGGTGGATTTGGCCGGCTCTGAGTCGCCCAAGACGAGCACTCGCATGACCGAGACGAAGAACATCAATCGCTCGCTGTCGGAGCTGACCAACGTAATCCTAGCGCTGCTGCAGAAGCAGGACCACATCCCGTACAGGAACTCCAAGCTGACGCACCTGTTGATGCCCTCGCTGGGCGGCAACTCGAAAACGCTTATGTTCATCAACGTCTCGCCGTTCCAAGACTGTTTCCAAGAGTCCGTCAAGTCGCTGCGCTTCGCGGCCTCCGTAAACTCCTGCAAAATGACCAAGGCCAAGCGGAATCGCTACCTGAACAACTCggtggccaacagcagcacacagagcaacaacagcggcagtTTCGATAAATAA
- the LOC6730108 gene encoding uncharacterized protein LOC6730108, which produces MSGQAELKELGMFELRPLITNISCKLSAVTAGLDEKRQFLCLVSEENEILLRYISAASGQEVVKMISWFRNRVIHDVCFDPAGVWLLVLCFDNTLHIVPALALVDKAHGLAACSLYSTTQVTSYIIPFVGPHECPNSKKCPNHSTGLEESTAEPVDQLAENLEQVRLQEGEEEEPLGHDLPEHMLVRNSGTEEAVQPLPQQQQQTIDATGNSQVMAASFMASKTCPFPLSVVWWKTNSGQNRAIIGYSDGSICFVGLSPNCPMIASTAIENGSVMRLVICKDKAYDGVMLLITSSLKQQYKLLLEQKAIKYVYPGDSSPTTREGAWQIVMSVQEKHQSAATGARQSNSSDPASDSSQLEEDVFAPPSSDDVVCSGPAAASSDPSTAPASAEAATADVPPPPAPPSYSEAVARQSGDQGGVRFQQQQLPAGSMDGILPATRARLASLKSLGSKKLQAIKMRLSDQRQKFDEFMPDSTMGSFAIMDSPSVTPEPLGTTSGSFYNIQNLRSTFLLSALHSNSHSLTVHSIDISLKPLFVYKIPKHTQEILISSNILYGIHYVDLHCRSDSGTFTAASLQDDQLVANTEKENRDADIEKMDQADVSAQKSDSTSATTTATSSLDQSDMPSTAINAVSVISSAMASLHTSDEDRFNNLAQLGLFRFENETVLHLYQMAQYRNPAAEPETLTKEEKAKAFELKDIHTPMDYIQFYETADVSSEFSLRQMEIMQSEFPKINYDPCYVITNKNVYTIQLKKEPFELFLDAALQNEFNQCRDFCNTFDLSFEQCIEFAGDYLLRRKKITQALLTYNKARVKPIRTALKLAMYGHTYALMQLSAMALKSTYLLRSRYLGHPLLKGILGDITYRHSEDVRVILPEKHEQEDVNSGVFCSDYHYGVDESISALQMSPSSQFHLANLLLITLAEKAVNDKNYIPLWNFLVTNNKYHTNMTSIVLCQSGLFSSAIILAKIRGVCLDTFNALISVVAQEFGWYNELNVCLYNLSENIFLETITYLPHISMDYFAFIQEKLHHIRPCVLERLSKQLNPFSPALRPIVSHNSDCSVSNDNNPQLFEFCKSLIETYLAVLIHMESQRVKHDSIVNALSNFRINYEDNQFAIESSRFKPISAGCAYCACVVDGIAYFWGSSGIPSYYSAQKSTEPPEPAHAVKSLDLLSQLNLQVHAIKCGRQHTLILTNNGLYSLGNNNLCQLGIGRHMQMALQPMLVTALDGMNITMLEAGQYHNAAVADGKLYMWGWGIYGQLGQGSCENIATPQLVSFFKFKKILQISLGHAHTLVLCGAPNSHMEANHCGNELFVFGSNHFGQLGTGNSDHGDTKTNLPVRLEVGGCSLRLIHTKFFTNLAVDEQDRLFTWGSSPQALRLANQIKRRANAKQKMEENQQRELLSKQLEATLLPAPNPSTSTLVEPTTSYAAVVAGSTPKSSASDTKDCQDVQNEAAPSDATETIAPASAKAAPPPVPVASPPVLVPEPDPTEHLTPHLVDTSEVAGRILQISSGLFHFCLISSSCTLYTWGKNLEHQLGTEDKDRRAVLKPSPIDSIERPMYVDCGSDFTLVMTTDHIVRAFGGNSNGQCGRDLGPSIERMRQRVVCLPATKRLVRFESQCVEVPVEINLPRPRIRLDQDPVRYLKVMPPYQPHFLQPANISFDQHCSVGTPNYKSSTEHAATGQDSDDMLSSLENLSQNDASFSYNAPVLGDAHSSLDMDYTPEEQSYVPLPEQAVGSGMPANAEQLLGRDDDDGSTYTQSTEGMGESSLQQLRHYIHYCLYAFHGLYNPDKIGECARPNRNEYRIRICMLNFRFVEAFRLCLQSCGSAQRTLKLFEYFSKDTGYVPLRRTDLKHLIYHLCLHFLERKFDMLECERFFMGDLDYYLLELAYVFYFNNNNSTLEQNLNQKFKQLIAAADSNQAATSAGQELEQLQDTDVIFDSFTVKFKTILCQRLLSYSDCEAAN; this is translated from the exons ATGTCGGGGCAGGCGGAGCTCAAGGAGCTGGGCATGTTCGAGCTGCGCCCGCTGATCACCAACATCAGCTGCAAGCTGTCCGCGGTGACAGCGGGGCTGGACGAAAAGCGACAGTTCCTATGCCTCGTTTCTGAGGAAAACGAGATCCTGCTGCGCTACATCAGCGCCGCCTCCGGCCAGGAGGTGGTCAAGATGATATCCTGGTTCCGCAACCGCGTCATCCACGACGTCTGCTTCGATCCGGCGGGCGTTTGGCTGCTGGTGCTAT GTTTTGACAACACACTGCACATCGTGCCCGCCCTGGCGTTGGTGGATAAGGCCCATGGACTGGCCGCCTGCTCGCTCTACAGCACCACCCAGGTCACCTCCTACATCATCCCCTTTGTGGGCCCCCACGAGTGTCCCAACTCCAAGAAGTGCCCGAATCACTCCACCGGTCTTGAAGAGTCCACCGCGGAGCCGGTTGATCAGTTGGCTGAGAACCTAGAGCAGGTCAGGTTGCAGgagggcgaggaggaggagcctcTTGGCCACGACCTGCCCGAGCACATGCTGGTGCGAAACAGCGGAACTGAGGAAGCAGTGCAGCcactgccgcagcagcagcagcagacgatCGATGCCACCGGCAATAGCCAGGTGATGGCAGCCTCCTTCATGGCGTCCAAGACCTGCCCCTTTCCCTTGTCCGTCGTCTGGTGGAAGACCAACAGCGGACAGAATAGGGCCATTATCGGCTACTCGGATGGCTCCATCTGCTTTGTGGGCCTGAGTCCCAACTGCCCCATGATTGCGAGCACTGCCATCGAAAACGGATCTGTGATGCGCCTGGTTATCTGCAAAGATAAAGCCTACGATGGCGTTATGCTGCTG ATAACTTCCTCCCTGAAGCAGCAGTACAAACTTCTGCTGGAGCAAAAGGCAATCAAGTACGTCTATCCCGGAGACAGTTCCCCGACAACCCGCGAGGGCGCCTGGCAGATTGTGATGTCCGTGCAGGAGAAGCATCAGAGTGCGGCGACAGGCGCCCGACAAAGCAATAGTTCCGATCCGGCCTCGGACAGTAGCCAACTGGAAGAGGATGTGTTCGCGCCTCCGTCCAGCGATGATGTGGTATGCAGTggtccagcagcagccagctCAGACCCGTCCACTGCTCCGGCATCCGCAGAGGCAGCCACTGCAGACGTGCCTCCACCACCGGCGCCACCTTCGTACAGTGAGGCAGTGGCCAGGCAATCCGGCGACCAAGGGGGTGTTCgcttccagcaacaacagctgccaGCGGGCAGCATGGATGGCATTCTGCCCGCCACGAGAGCCCGCCTGGCATCGCTCAAGAGTCTGGGATCGAAGAAGCTGCAGGCCATCAAGATGCGACTCTCCGACCAGCGGCAAAAGTTCGATGAAT TTATGCCGGACTCCACGATGGGCTCGTTTGCAATCATGGACTCGCCGTCGGTTACGCCGGAGCCCCTAGGTACCACCTCCGGATCCTTCTACAACATACAGAACCTGCGCAGCACCTTTCTGCTGAGTGCCCTGCACAGCAATAGCCACAGCTTGACCGTGCACAGCATCGACATCAGCCTGAAGCCGCTGTTCGTTTACAAGATACCCAAGCACACCCAGGAAATACTCATTAGCTCCAACATACTCTACGGCATACACTACGTGGACCTGCACTGCCGCAGCGATTCGGGCACCTTCACGGCGGCATCGTTGCAGGACGACCAGCTGGTCGCGAACACGGAAAAGGAGAACCGTGACGCGGACATTGAGAAGATGGATCAGGCGGATGTGAGTGCCCAGAAGAGCGATTCGACGAGCGCAACCACCACGGCCACCTCGAGCCTGGATCAAAGCGACATGCCCAGTACTGCCATCAATGCCGTGTCCGTGATCAGCAGCGCAATGGCCTCCCTGCATACCTCCGACGAAGAT CGCTTCAATAATCTGGCTCAGCTAGGTCTCTTCCGCTTCGAGAATGAAACTGTGCTGCACTTATATCAGATGGCACAGTATCGTAATCCCGCCGCCGAACCAGAGACGCTTACCAAAGAGGAGAAGGCCAAGGCTTTTGAGCTGAAGGATATCCACACACCCATGGACTACATCCAATTCTACGAGACGGCGGATGTTAGCAGTGAGTTTTCTCTGCGCCAAATGGAGATTATGCAGTCCGAGTTTCCGAAAATTAACTACGATCCATGCTATGTGATCACCAATAAGAATGTCTACACCATCCAGCTGAA AAAGGAGCCGTTCGAATTGTTCCTGGATGCCGCATTGCAGAACGAGTTCAACCAGTGCCGCGACTTCTGCAACACCTTCGACCTCTCCTTCGAGCAGTGTATCGAGTTTGCCGGAGATTACCTGCTCAGGCGGAAGAAGATCACTCAGGCTCTGCTCACGTACAACAAAGCGCGGGTGAAACCGATACGCACAGCCTTGAAACTGGCCATGTATGGACACACCTACGCTCTAATGCAGCTGAGTGCTATGGCCCTGAAGTCCACATATCTGCTGCGCTCGCGGTACTTGGGTCATCCGCTGCTCAAGGGCATTTTGGGAGACATTACCTATCGCCACTCGGAGGATGTCCGTGTGATTTTGCCCGAGAAACATGAGCAGGAGGATGTGAACAGCGGCGTTTTCTGCAGCGATTATCACTATGGCGTGGACGAGTCAATTAGCGCGCTTCAGATGTCGCCTTCTTCGCAGttccatttggccaacttgttGCTCATCACGTTGGCCGAGAAGGCAGTGAACGATAAGAACTATATTCCGCTGTG GAACTTTCTGGTGACCAATAACAAATATCACACCAACATGACGAGCATTGTTCTCTGTCAGAGTGGACTCTTCTCGTCGGCCATTATACTGGCTAAGATACGGGGCGTATGCCTGGATACTTTCAATGCCCTGATCAGCGTGGTGGCCCAGGAGTTTGGATGGTACAACGAGCTGAACGTCTGCCTGTACAATCTGAGCgagaatatatttttggagACAATAACTTACTTGCCGCATATTTCCATGGATTACTTTGCTTTCATTCAGGAGAAGTTGCATCATATAAGACCGTGTGTGTTGGAG CGCCTGTCGAAGCAACTGAATCCTTTTTCGCCCGCTCTGAGACCCATTGTGTCCCATAATAGTGACTGCTCCGTGTCAAACGATAACAATCCGCAGTTGTTTGAGTTCTGCAAGAGTCTAATTGAAACCTATCTGGCAGTGCTTATCCATATGGAATCCCAGCGAGTGAAGCATGACTCTATTGTAAATGCTTTATCGAATTTCCGTATCAACTATGAAGACAATCAG TTCGCCATTGAATCATCACGCTTCAAACCGATCTCAGCTGGTTGTGCCTACTGCGCCTGTGTTGTCGATGGTATCGCCTACTTCTGGGGCTCCAGCGGCATTCCCAGCTATTACAGTGCTCAGAAGTCCACGG aGCCGCCTGAGCCCGCGCACGCCGTAAAAAGTCTAGATCTCCTCTCCCAGCTCAATTTGCAGGTGCACGCTATCAAGTGCGGTCGTCAGCACACACTTATTCTGACTAATAATGGC CTCTATTCCCTGGGAAACAACAACCTTTGCCAACTGGGCATAGGGCGCCACATGCAGATGGCCTTGCAGCCGATGCTGGTGACGGCATTGGACGGCATGAACATAACGATGCTCGAGGCGGGACAATATCATAATGCGGCTGTGGCCGATGGGAAGCTCTATATGTGGGG ATGGGGCATCTATGGGCAGCTTGGACAGGGAAGCTGCGAGAATATAGCTACTCCACAACTAGTcagttttttcaaatttaag aaaattttacaaatatcGCTAGGGCATGCGCACACCTTGGTGCTGTGTGGAGCACCCAACAGCCACATGGAGGCTAACCACTGCGGCAACGAGCTCTTCGTGTTCGGCTCCAATCACTTTGGCCAGCTGGGCACCGGCAATAGTGACCATGGCGACACCAAGACGAACCTGCCTGTGCGCCTGGAAGTGGGCGGCTGCAGCCTAAGACTGATACACACCAAATTTTTTACCAAT TTAGCTGTAGACGAACAGGATCGTCTGTTCACTTGGGGAAGCTCGCCGCAGGCCTTGCGCCTGGCCAATCAGATCAAGCGGCGTGCCAATGCCAAGCAGAAAATGGAGGAGAATCAGCAGCGGGAGCTGTTGAGCAAGCAACTGGAGGCTACCCTGCTGCCGGCACCCAATCCGAGCACCAGCACTCTGGTGGAGCCCACCACATCCTATGCGGCGGTGGTAGCCGGCTCCACTCCGAAGTCCAGCGCCAGCGACACCAAAGATTGCCAGGACGTGCAGAACGAGGCTGCGCCATCAGACGCTACGGAAACAATTGCACCGGCGTCTGCAAAAGCGGCGCCACCACCAGTGCCCGTGGCTTCTCCGCCAGTTCTTGTCCCAGAACCGGATCCCACGGAGCACCTGACGCCCCATCTAGTGGACACCAGCGAGGTGGCAGGACGAATCCTGCAG ATCTCCAGTGGCTTGTTCCACTTCTGCCTGATCTCGTCCAGCTGCACGCTCTACACATGGGGCAAGAACCTGGAACACCAACTCGGCACCGAGGACAAAGATCGAAGGGCGGTGCTAAAGCCCTCGCCCATCGACAGCATCGAGCGTCCAATGTACGTAGACTGTGGCTCGGATTTCACGCTGGTCATGACCACCGATCACATTGTGCGTGCCTTCGGCGGCAACTCGAACGGTCAGTGCGGTCGGGACTTGGGGCCTAGTATAGAGAGGATGCGTCAGAGGGTGGTGTGCCTTCCCGCGACCAAGCGACTGGTGCGATTCGAGAGCCAGTGCGTGGAAGTACCGGTGGAGATCAATCTGCCGCGACCGCGCATTCGACTAGACCAGGATCCGGTCAGATACCTTAAGGTTATGCCACCATATCAGCCGCATTTCTTGCAGCCGGCAAACATTAGCTTCGATCAGCACTGCTCGGTGGGCACTCCGAACTACAAAAGCAGCACGGAGCACGCGGCCACCGGTCAGGACTCGGACGACATGCTGAGTAGCCTCGAAAACCTGAGTCAGAACGATGCCAGCTTCTCTTACAATGCTCCTGTGCTGGGCGACGCCCACAGTTCGTTGGACATGGACTACACACCCGAGGAGCAGAGCTACGTGCCGCTGCCAGAACAGGCAGTTGGCTCTGGAATGCCCGCGAATGCAGAGCAGTTGCTGGGCcgcgacgatgacgatggcaGCACCTACACGCAGAGCACCGAGGGAATGGGGGAGTCgtcgctgcagcagctgcgccACTACATCCACTACTGTCTGTACGCCTTTCACGGGTTGTATAATCCCGACAAGATTGGCGAGTGCGCCCGTCCAAATCGCAACGAGTACCGCATACGTATCTGCATGCTCAACTTTCGCTTCGTGGAGGCCTTCCGGCTGTGCCTGCAAAGCTGCGGTTCTGCCCAGCGCACCCTCAAGTTGTTTGAGTACTTCAGCAAGGACACGGGCTATGTGCCGCTGAGGAGAACCGACCTAAAGCACCTCATCTACCACCTGTGTCTGCACTTCCTGGAACGCAAGTTCGATATGCTGGAGTGCGAGCGGTTCTTCATGGGCGATCTGGATTACTATCTGCTGGAGCTGGCCTACGTGTTCTacttcaacaacaacaactcgaCGCTGGAGCAGAATCTCAACCAGAAGTTCAAGCAGCTCATCGCGGCCGCGGACAGCAATCAAGCGGCCACGTCCGCCGGCCAGGAGCTCGAGCAGCTGCAGGACACCGATGTCATATTCGATAGCTTTACGGTCAAGTTCAAGACGATCCTGTGCCAGCGCCTGCTCAGCTACTCGGACTGCGAGGCTGCCAATTAG
- the LOC6730109 gene encoding vacuolar protein sorting-associated protein 16B, which produces MDLQLDSESYWNRSSRAAFSFDDEDEVDLAPDLASNGILADDTISEASFNNSVALNLSIKSILSEEALKLVLQEQALDDRVLPKGVSPEEELKLLRRQLQSTLYSPNLEATAQKLLQGKTAPLEMFKSLHEKQQLLDTLMAQGGGHAVITVLLFLKRTLNTTQFHGILRERPKALEQYLSYLKESGDLAGHIELLQVFGRHQEAALKQFQAALASGDASTRKKHLQLLVDAYATAGVGVIPLYEQVFHAALKMQQLMEKDSALGKLLRDQPTPVEVLYACCQVNSNWKEQDMLKPVSPQRFAADQQISPAQYEWTALNERAQAQAYADLECIFERVPSWHPLKTKQFHISFDLTLAVLRLYELQAPSTVLQLFLSKMGNSVEKLALAQRVKCIKAVIDAMAGLKQQQELQQLKDTLPERSEEQFYCENALKSLQSKRWTTDNIKLKL; this is translated from the coding sequence ATGGACCTGCAATTGGACAGCGAAAGCTATTGGAACCGATCCTCTCGCGCAGCGTTCAGCttcgacgacgaggacgaggtgGACCTCGCCCCGGATCTTGCCAGCAATGGCATCCTCGCCGACGACACCATTTCGGAGGCCAGCTTCAACAACAGTGTCGCCCTGAATCTCTCGATCAAATCCATTCTGAGCGAGGAGGCATTGAAACTGGTGCTGCAGGAACAGGCGCTGGACGACAGGGTCCTGCCCAAGGGCGTCTCGCCGGAGGAGGAGCTCAAGCTGCTGCGCCGCCAGCTGCAGAGCACTCTGTATAGCCCCAACCTGGAAGCCACTGCACAAAAGTTGCTGCAGGGAAAGACTGCGCCCTTGGAGATGTTCAAGTCGTTGCATgagaagcagcagctgctggacACCCTGATGGCACAAGGTGGTGGTCATGCCGTCATTACAGTGTTGCTCTTCCTCAAGAGAACTCTGAATACCACGCAGTTTCATGGCATTCTGAGGGAGAGGCCCAAGGCCTTGGAGCAGTATTTGAGTTACCTGAAGGAAAGTGGCGACCTAGCAGGCCATATTGAGCTACTGCAGGTATTTGGACGCCATCAGGAGGCGGCTCTTAAGCAGTTTCAGGCAGCGCTCGCTTCCGGAGATGCGAGCACCAGAAAGAAACACCTTCAGCTTTTGGTGGATGCCTATGCCACAGCGGGAGTGGGTGTGATACCTCTCTACGAGCAGGTTTTTCACGCTGCCCTCAAGATGCAGCAACTAATGGAGAAGGATAGCGCACTCGGCAAGCTGCTTCGGGATCAGCCCACTCCAGTGGAAGTGCTCTATGCCTGCTGCCAGGTGAACAGCAATTGGAAAGAGCAGGATATGCTGAAACCAGTGTCACCTCAGCGCTTTGCCGCCGACCAGCAAATATCCCCGGCCCAGTACGAGTGGACGGCGCTCAATGAACGAGCGCAGGCACAGGCTTATGCGGATCTGGAGTGCATATTCGAGCGGGTGCCCAGTTGGCATCCGCTGAAGACCAAACAGTTTCACATCAGCTTCGATCTAACGCTGGCCGTGCTCCGGCTGTACGAGCTTCAGGCACCGTCGACCGTCCTCCAGCTATTCCTCTCCAAGATGGGCAACAGCGTGGAGAAACTGGCGCTGGCCCAGCGGGTGAAGTGCATCAAGGCGGTCATAGATGCCATGGCCGGgttgaagcagcagcaggagctacAGCAGCTCAAGGACACCCTGCCCGAGCGATCCGAGGAGCAGTTCTACTGCGAGAATGCGCTGAAAAGCCTGCAGAGCAAGCGCTGGACCACGGACAACATCAAGCTCAAGTTGTAG
- the LOC6730110 gene encoding trypsin-1 produces the protein MMYKLWWQLLLLQASGCLSLESRPDPRIVGGFPADIANIPYIVSIQLYGIHHCGGSIINNHTILTAAHCLTGVPHRLLKVKVGGTSRYRKDGELFSVADLQTHEKFNPKTMDYDIGVIRLTKNLTLSRKVKAIPINPERVADGTYATIAGWGFKSMNGPPSDSLRYARVPIVNQTACRNLLGKTVTDRMLCAGYLKGGTDACQMDSGGPLSVREQLVGIVSWGVGCALADKPGVYSRLDALHPWLDQVLNKSK, from the exons ATGATGTACAAGTTATGGTGGCAATTGCTTCTCCTCCAGGCTTCTGGGTGTCTATCTCTGGAGAGTCGCCCAGATCCACGCATAGTCGGTGGCTTCCCAGCCGATATCGCCAACATTCCGTACATAGTGTCCATCCAACTGTACGGCATCCACCATTGTGGCGGCTCCATAATAAATAACCACACCATCCTAACGGCTGCCCATTGTCTAACCGGAGTGCCGCATCGCCTGCTGAAAGTTAAGGTCGGCGGAACTTCGCGCTACCGGAAAGATGGGGAACTGTTCTCGGTCGCTGACCTGCAAACCCACGAGAAGTTCAATCCCAAGACCATGGACTATGACATCGGTGTCATCAGGTTGACCAAGAACCTAACGCTATCTAGAAAG GTTAAGGCCATTCCCATAAACCCCGAGAGAGTAGCCGACGGCACCTATGCCACCATTGCCGGCTGGGGATTCAAGTCCATGAATGGTCCTCCCTCGGATAGCTTGAGATATGCCCGAGTGCCGATCGTGAATCAGACCGCCTGCAGGAACCTACTGGGTAAAACTGTGACGGATCGGATGCTCTGTGCGGGCTACCTCAAGGGCGGCACAGATGCCTGCCAGATGGACTCCGGTGGACCCTTGTCGGTGAGGGAGCAGCTGGTGGGCATCGTGTCGTGGGGTGTGGGGTGCGCCCTGGCGGACAAGCCGGGCGTTTACTCCCGCCTCGATGCACTGCATCCCTGGCTAGACCAGGTCTTGAATAAGTCAAAGTAA